One part of the Acidobacteriota bacterium genome encodes these proteins:
- a CDS encoding TonB-dependent receptor: MTTRYSAPFGILLCLLAVASLGAQEPAAVAGTVTDSSGGVLPGATIEALRGLRVVSTATTGNDGRYQLDLPTDGSYRVTARLDGFAAGATDVTAGGGATADFRLDIAPLSDTVVVTASRTAEGSASVMESHSVFTEDDIETLGSHSVADVLRYVPGLNIESTGREGSLTSVFARGGESDYNHVLIDGVRVNANGGYYDFGRVSASEIERVEVVRGAQSALYGSDAIGSVIQIFTKRGTPDSGPRLAGSMEGGSFGTARGDLRVLGGAQQRVDYQLGVAYRGSDGAFQDRLTELDRFDQQTIDGNVGAILGDTTRLRTGFRYSNARANSVGPITYAPGDTGTGADTDDLTWHLDFDQTLSSRIDHSATVSYFRSGRQFVDDGSDPQYRVFAILEGMPGALYPAGPRLVRLLDQATFDTLAADPTGLGSGQFLAQNGPYNGFDWASDFDTQLRRPAARYQLNATWLDNQVLSAGYDYYSETNALDELQTVANHSYFVQQQFNVADAWFVTAGTRIDDNAHYGRSMNPKLSAGGYPLPFREGPLSSLKVSANIGRGIKNPNFSQLFGSQWVDGDLSLLPEEAVTVDAGAELTFDDQRWRASFTWFNNDYENQIAYSPSPGFAGDGLPDYVNIDGSRADGVEFEFGLQRPIGGLTASASYALVDTEVVTNVSTSEQFQPGQPLLRRPRHSGNLRVGYTRGRGSLNLNLRITGDRHDNSFMGLQRLSDGRGVDISVNPGYTLLTAGGQFRVHRALTLFLRIDNLTNTLYDSALGYPGLPRAVVAGGRFDIGG, translated from the coding sequence ATGACCACGCGTTACTCCGCCCCATTCGGCATCCTGCTGTGTTTGCTCGCCGTCGCGTCTCTCGGCGCGCAGGAGCCGGCTGCCGTGGCCGGCACCGTCACCGACTCGTCCGGCGGCGTACTGCCGGGCGCCACTATCGAGGCGCTGCGCGGACTGCGGGTGGTGTCGACCGCGACGACCGGGAACGACGGACGGTACCAACTGGACCTGCCCACGGACGGAAGCTATCGCGTAACGGCGCGACTCGACGGATTCGCCGCGGGCGCAACCGACGTGACCGCGGGCGGCGGCGCGACCGCCGACTTCCGGCTCGACATCGCCCCGCTGAGCGACACGGTCGTCGTCACCGCGTCACGGACCGCGGAAGGCAGCGCGTCGGTCATGGAGTCCCACTCGGTATTCACCGAGGACGACATCGAAACGCTTGGCAGCCATTCTGTGGCGGACGTTCTCCGCTACGTGCCCGGCCTGAACATCGAGTCGACCGGCCGGGAGGGCTCGCTCACGTCGGTCTTCGCCCGCGGCGGCGAGTCCGACTACAACCACGTCCTGATCGACGGGGTGCGAGTGAACGCCAACGGCGGCTACTACGACTTCGGCCGCGTCTCCGCCAGCGAGATCGAGCGGGTCGAGGTGGTGCGGGGCGCGCAGTCGGCGCTCTACGGCTCGGATGCGATCGGGTCGGTCATCCAGATCTTCACGAAGCGGGGAACGCCGGACAGCGGGCCCAGACTGGCCGGCTCGATGGAGGGCGGCTCGTTCGGAACGGCCCGCGGAGACCTGCGGGTGCTCGGCGGCGCGCAGCAGCGCGTCGACTACCAGCTCGGCGTCGCCTACCGCGGAAGCGACGGCGCGTTCCAGGACCGCCTGACGGAGCTCGACCGCTTCGATCAGCAGACCATCGACGGCAACGTCGGCGCGATCCTCGGCGACACCACAAGGCTGCGTACCGGCTTCCGCTACAGCAACGCCCGCGCCAACTCCGTCGGCCCGATCACGTACGCGCCGGGCGACACCGGCACCGGCGCCGACACGGACGACCTGACGTGGCACCTCGACTTCGACCAGACGCTCTCCTCGCGCATCGACCACTCCGCGACGGTGAGCTACTTCCGGTCCGGGCGTCAGTTCGTGGACGACGGCAGCGATCCGCAATACCGCGTCTTCGCGATCCTCGAAGGCATGCCCGGCGCGCTCTATCCGGCCGGGCCGCGGCTGGTACGGCTGCTGGACCAGGCAACATTCGACACATTGGCCGCCGATCCTACCGGTCTCGGCTCCGGTCAGTTCCTCGCACAGAACGGCCCCTACAACGGCTTCGACTGGGCCTCCGATTTCGACACGCAGTTGCGCCGCCCGGCCGCGCGCTACCAGCTCAATGCGACCTGGCTGGACAACCAGGTGCTGAGCGCCGGCTACGACTACTACAGCGAGACCAATGCACTCGACGAGCTGCAGACGGTGGCGAACCACTCCTACTTCGTGCAGCAGCAGTTCAACGTCGCCGACGCCTGGTTCGTCACCGCCGGGACGCGCATCGACGACAACGCCCACTACGGCAGGTCGATGAATCCGAAGCTGTCCGCGGGGGGGTATCCCCTGCCATTCCGGGAGGGCCCGCTCTCGTCGCTGAAGGTGTCGGCCAACATCGGGCGCGGCATCAAGAACCCGAACTTCTCGCAGTTGTTCGGGTCGCAGTGGGTCGACGGCGATCTGTCCCTGCTGCCGGAGGAAGCCGTCACGGTGGACGCCGGCGCCGAGCTCACGTTCGACGACCAGCGCTGGCGGGCGAGCTTCACCTGGTTCAACAACGACTACGAGAACCAGATCGCCTATTCGCCCTCACCCGGGTTCGCCGGTGACGGCCTGCCCGACTACGTCAACATCGACGGGTCACGCGCCGACGGCGTCGAGTTCGAGTTCGGTTTGCAGCGGCCCATCGGCGGGCTCACCGCGAGCGCCTCCTACGCGCTCGTCGACACCGAGGTGGTCACCAACGTCAGCACCAGCGAGCAGTTCCAGCCGGGACAGCCCCTGCTGCGCCGGCCGCGGCATTCCGGCAACCTGCGCGTCGGCTACACGCGGGGGCGCGGCAGCCTGAACCTGAACCTGCGGATCACGGGTGACCGGCACGACAATTCGTTCATGGGGCTTCAGCGCCTCTCCGACGGGCGCGGGGTGGACATCAGCGTCAACCCGGGCTACACGCTGCTCACCGCGGGCGGACAGTTCCGGGTCCACCGGGCCCTGACGCTGTTCCTGCGGATCGATAACCTGACGAACACGCTGTACGACAGCGCACTCGGATACCCGGGCCTGCCGCGCGCGGTCGTCGCCGGCGGGCGCTTCGACATCGGCGGCTGA
- a CDS encoding PepSY domain-containing protein, producing MSLLDRSGPLRRVLFQVHLWMGVAAALYVLVVSVTGAALVFRIHLQRAVHPELLTSRTDGPQADMVTVLERVRDAYPRGRLSGVDAPTAVRATHLAYVTEDGRFRTVLSDPVTAEVLGELPEHSVVRTLQDLHFDLLAGSTGRVINGIGALCLLLLCATGPFIWWPGRTGWRRGLAVDWGRPWKRVTWELHGAVGIWTLVLTAGWAVTGAYFVFPGEFRAAVNRISPLTTVRPPQSNPDHRAYAPRPTWREMVDLARRAEPDAFVARVVLPATDEASFRVLFVDQRPTPLGSRHLRTVHLDQYTGERLSAPEPPAATLGDTVMAWIGPLHFGNFGGPGIRAVWLVTGLAPGLLAVTGLILWWTRVVAPRSRRRRVPQVALQPGAPVVPLADDVLD from the coding sequence GTGAGCCTGCTCGACCGTTCGGGCCCGTTGCGGCGCGTCCTGTTCCAGGTGCACCTCTGGATGGGCGTGGCGGCGGCGCTCTACGTGCTGGTGGTCTCGGTGACCGGAGCCGCGCTGGTGTTCCGCATTCACCTGCAGCGCGCGGTGCACCCGGAGTTGCTGACGTCCCGAACCGACGGCCCGCAGGCGGACATGGTGACGGTCCTGGAACGGGTGCGGGATGCCTACCCCCGAGGACGTCTCTCCGGGGTCGACGCACCGACGGCCGTGCGAGCGACCCATCTCGCCTACGTCACCGAGGACGGCCGGTTCCGTACCGTGCTCAGCGACCCGGTCACGGCCGAGGTGCTGGGCGAGCTGCCCGAGCACTCGGTGGTGCGCACCCTGCAGGATCTGCACTTCGACCTGCTCGCCGGCTCCACCGGCCGGGTGATCAACGGGATCGGGGCGCTCTGTCTCCTGCTGCTCTGCGCCACCGGCCCGTTCATCTGGTGGCCGGGGCGGACGGGTTGGCGGCGCGGCCTTGCCGTCGACTGGGGCCGCCCCTGGAAGCGGGTCACCTGGGAGCTGCACGGGGCGGTGGGCATCTGGACGCTCGTCCTCACCGCCGGCTGGGCCGTCACCGGCGCCTACTTCGTGTTCCCCGGCGAGTTCCGCGCAGCGGTCAATCGGATTTCGCCCCTGACCACGGTCCGCCCGCCGCAGTCCAATCCCGACCACCGCGCCTACGCGCCGCGCCCGACCTGGCGCGAGATGGTCGACCTCGCCCGGCGGGCGGAACCGGACGCCTTCGTCGCCCGGGTCGTCCTGCCGGCGACCGACGAGGCGTCCTTCCGGGTGCTGTTCGTCGACCAGCGGCCGACGCCGCTCGGCTCGCGCCATCTGCGGACGGTCCACCTCGACCAGTACACCGGCGAGCGGCTCTCCGCACCGGAGCCGCCGGCCGCCACGCTCGGCGATACCGTCATGGCCTGGATCGGACCGCTGCACTTCGGGAACTTCGGCGGCCCCGGGATCCGCGCGGTATGGCTCGTAACGGGACTCGCGCCCGGTCTGCTGGCGGTAACCGGCCTGATCCTGTGGTGGACGCGCGTGGTCGCGCCGCGATCGCGCCGGCGGCGCGTCCCGCAGGTCGCGCTTCAGCCCGGCGCGCCGGTCGTACCACTGGCGGATGACGTGCTCGATTGA
- a CDS encoding DUF2149 domain-containing protein, with protein MGRFLHLPSPADAEDEDPLSGVANIFDVSVVFIVGLMITLFSVYRIGDLVDPDSEVTLVKTNADGLSEIIVKRGTEITAYELTGETLGGQGERLGTAYRLADGQIVYVPD; from the coding sequence ATGGGACGCTTTCTGCACCTGCCGTCGCCGGCTGACGCGGAAGACGAGGATCCGCTCTCCGGCGTGGCGAACATCTTCGACGTGTCGGTGGTGTTCATCGTCGGCCTGATGATCACCCTGTTCTCGGTCTATCGCATCGGCGACCTCGTCGATCCGGACAGCGAGGTGACGCTGGTCAAGACGAACGCGGACGGACTGAGCGAGATCATCGTCAAGCGGGGCACCGAGATCACGGCGTACGAGCTGACCGGCGAGACGCTGGGCGGACAGGGCGAACGTCTCGGCACGGCTTATCGCCTGGCCGACGGGCAGATCGTCTACGTGCCCGACTGA